The Citrifermentans bemidjiense Bem genome window below encodes:
- a CDS encoding arylesterase, whose product MCNLRFIALTIIFAVLLVSCHKEKEPAAVNATEKPASRGTIVAVGDSLTAGYGVPETDAYPAQLERKLNEAGYKWRVVNAGISGETSTGTLARIDWILKLRPDIVILETGANDGLRGQAPELTRKNTDSIVTALQAKNVVVVLAGMQMLTNMGSPYRDKFVAIYPRVAKERKLILVPFFLDKVAGEENLNLSDGIHPNPQGYAIVTETIFPYVLQAIKLKTGS is encoded by the coding sequence ATGTGCAACTTGAGATTCATTGCCCTAACCATCATATTCGCCGTCCTCCTGGTCTCATGCCATAAGGAAAAGGAGCCTGCCGCCGTGAACGCCACGGAAAAACCAGCATCACGCGGAACCATCGTCGCGGTCGGCGACAGCCTTACCGCCGGGTACGGCGTTCCCGAGACCGACGCCTACCCGGCCCAGTTGGAGCGGAAGCTCAACGAGGCAGGGTATAAGTGGCGCGTGGTGAACGCCGGCATCAGCGGCGAGACCAGCACCGGCACCCTGGCCCGCATCGATTGGATACTGAAGCTTCGGCCGGACATCGTGATCCTCGAAACCGGCGCCAACGACGGGTTGCGCGGGCAGGCCCCGGAACTCACCCGCAAGAACACCGACAGCATAGTTACCGCCTTGCAGGCTAAAAACGTGGTCGTGGTCCTGGCGGGGATGCAGATGCTCACCAACATGGGCTCGCCCTATCGGGACAAGTTCGTGGCGATCTATCCGCGGGTCGCCAAAGAACGAAAGCTTATTCTGGTCCCGTTTTTCCTGGATAAAGTCGCTGGAGAAGAGAACCTCAATCTCTCGGACGGCATCCATCCGAATCCACAGGGTTACGCCATTGTCACCGAGACGATCTTTCCCTACGTGCTTCAGGCCATAAAGCTCAAAACCGGAAGCTGA
- a CDS encoding PfaD family polyunsaturated fatty acid/polyketide biosynthesis protein, translated as MDPFSLQGDHTARSANLENLGSWHPASNAPPQKAANLRDALRYVRQPLYLVEKERTMVPRLGGIGRLGAVNPGALPIAAYAPPCFPENLGDPSFCRELGIRYPYVGGSMAKGISSAAMAEELGRAGMLGFFGAAGLPLATVSETADRLKASLGDIPYGFNLIHSPHEPELERELAELYIKKGIRTIEASAFLALTLPLVRYRLHGIKRAADGSIVTPNRIIAKVSREELAAKFFAPAPEKLLRALVANGSITAEQAELAALVPLAQDVTAEADSGGHTDNRPALALFPTINALAAKLQRQYGYSCRLRVGLGGGVSTPASAAAAFSMGAAYLVTGSVNQACVESGTSDTVRGMLAGTRQADVTMAPAADMFEMGVTVQVLKRGTMFPMRAQKLYEIYRACSSLDDIPAAEREKLEKTMFQASLADIWHDTRAFFAKRDPSQVERAERDPKHLMALVFRWYLGMAAHWAKDGAEERRMDYQVWCGPAMGAFNEWASGSFLDAPGNRTVEAVALNILHGAAALNRANFLSSQGIELRMDEIAPQPLEIAQIKEYLC; from the coding sequence TTGGATCCATTTTCACTACAGGGTGACCATACCGCTCGCTCTGCAAACCTGGAAAACCTGGGTTCGTGGCACCCCGCCTCGAACGCCCCCCCTCAAAAGGCCGCCAACCTGAGAGACGCCCTCCGCTACGTACGCCAGCCGCTGTATCTCGTGGAAAAGGAAAGGACCATGGTCCCGAGGCTGGGAGGGATCGGCCGGCTCGGCGCCGTCAACCCGGGCGCGCTGCCTATCGCCGCTTACGCCCCTCCCTGCTTTCCGGAAAACCTGGGGGATCCTTCTTTTTGCCGCGAACTTGGCATCCGCTACCCCTACGTCGGCGGTTCCATGGCCAAGGGGATCAGTTCCGCGGCCATGGCCGAGGAGTTGGGCCGCGCCGGGATGCTCGGCTTCTTCGGCGCCGCCGGCCTTCCGCTTGCCACCGTCTCCGAGACCGCCGACCGCCTCAAGGCCTCCCTCGGCGATATCCCCTACGGTTTCAACCTGATCCACTCCCCGCACGAGCCCGAGTTGGAGCGCGAGCTCGCCGAGCTGTACATAAAGAAGGGGATCCGCACAATCGAGGCCTCGGCCTTCCTGGCCCTGACGCTACCCTTGGTCAGGTACCGGCTGCACGGCATCAAGCGCGCCGCCGACGGGTCCATCGTCACCCCCAACCGCATCATCGCCAAGGTCTCCCGCGAGGAACTGGCGGCGAAGTTCTTCGCACCGGCTCCCGAGAAGCTCCTGCGCGCGCTGGTCGCCAACGGCTCCATCACCGCCGAGCAGGCCGAACTGGCCGCGCTGGTACCGCTGGCGCAGGACGTGACGGCCGAGGCTGATTCCGGCGGCCATACCGACAACCGCCCCGCCCTCGCCCTCTTCCCGACCATCAACGCGCTGGCGGCGAAGCTGCAGCGGCAGTACGGCTACAGCTGCCGCCTGCGGGTGGGGCTTGGCGGCGGAGTCTCGACGCCGGCCTCAGCGGCAGCCGCCTTCTCCATGGGCGCCGCCTACCTCGTGACCGGGTCGGTGAATCAGGCCTGCGTCGAGTCCGGCACCTCCGACACCGTGCGCGGCATGCTCGCCGGCACCCGCCAGGCTGACGTGACCATGGCCCCCGCCGCCGACATGTTCGAGATGGGGGTCACCGTGCAGGTCCTAAAGCGCGGCACCATGTTCCCCATGCGCGCACAGAAGCTCTACGAGATCTACCGCGCCTGCAGCAGCCTCGACGACATCCCCGCCGCCGAGCGCGAGAAGCTGGAGAAGACCATGTTCCAGGCGTCGCTCGCCGACATCTGGCACGACACCCGCGCCTTCTTCGCCAAGCGCGACCCCTCCCAGGTCGAGCGTGCCGAGCGCGACCCGAAGCACCTGATGGCGTTGGTCTTCCGCTGGTATCTCGGCATGGCCGCGCACTGGGCCAAAGACGGAGCGGAAGAGCGGCGCATGGACTACCAGGTCTGGTGCGGCCCCGCCATGGGAGCCTTCAACGAATGGGCCTCAGGTTCCTTCCTCGACGCCCCGGGCAATCGCACGGTCGAAGCCGTGGCCCTAAACATCCTGCACGGAGCGGCCGCACTTAACCGCGCCAACTTCCTGAGCAGCCAGGGCATCGAACTCAGGATGGATGAAATCGCACCGCAACCTCTCGAAATCGCACAAATCAAGGAGTACCTTTGTTGA